A region of the Cucurbita pepo subsp. pepo cultivar mu-cu-16 chromosome LG14, ASM280686v2, whole genome shotgun sequence genome:
gaaagattcatattataaactagattaaattgttatacaaaatttaaaacataagaaCTAATTTTTAGTTACATTACTAAAAACTAAAGttcacaaattaaattataattgtaACCTTAAAAGTTTAGGGGCTAAAACGGGTTTTTAACCCCCAACAAAAAGGGTGGAACAAGAGTATGGAAAGAATATACATGAATTTAGAGAAATGCTCGACTAACCAATCTGggaagaacaaacaaacaaataaataaaaacctttCAGCATCAATGGAAGATCAATGAGATGTGTTGATGATATACATGAGAAAAGACGAGAAGACTCTTTgatgtaaaattaatttaagtattCAAAAGAACTTGAAACAATCTAAACTTCAAATGGAAAGGATCCACAGATCATATGCATATGCATATGACTGgattcaaaaattcaaagttgATGGTTAAAAATCAGAAGTTGCAAACTGTTAAcaaattaatcttttaaatcatGGAAGACCTATGTACTATATGTAAAACTAATCCATCTTCCAAATTTGATACTATAAATTACGACCATCCCCATCCATCTACTCTAATTTCCCTATTCTAAAATCGCTCCCAAATATGCACCAAGCAGACCCGATATCAATCGGTTTACACTGCATCATGACAACCTAAACTGGTCGGCTTGAATTTTACATGTCGATGAATGAATGCTGAATTTAATACAAGTTTTACTCAGAAAGGCAACTAGACTACGGATTCACAAGATATCTACCTGtataaataagtataaaagaaagaaagaaaaaaaaaaaaaaagatgaaaacgAATTTTTCCTAGCTGATCCAATAGTTGGACATGAAATATGCTAGATTCTGTccaattgaataaataaagcaTTAGAGATACCCTTTCTCCTGTAAAGCACGAATCATCATAGAGGCCGCAGAGTTCTCTGAATCCTTTACTCTTGACTTCTCATCTCCCACCATATACAGCATCCCAGAAGAAGTGGAAATTTTAACGGAGCAAGTAAATCTCTTATCATGTGAAGGTCCAAAATCCTTCTCAGTACTGCAGGTGAAAAAAACCCCATATAGTATTTAGTGCTACAACATATCCGAAAAAGGAGGATGAGGAAGGGAAAAATGATGGTCACAGAACTATATGGTAAGTGAATGATCTCTCTGTTAGctctgtttttatttattacccACAAATCGACTCAAGATAATACAAACAACAACCCAAAACTGTCATTCACATCAAACTCACCGCAGGTCTTTAGCTTTACTCATACAATTTAATACATCCAATGGGTAACTATAATGTGTTagatgctctgataccatgttagtcgaatccacaatggtatgctattgtccactttgagcataagctctcatgactttcctttgggcttccccaaaagggcctcatatcaatggagatagtattatttgattataaacccatgatcattccctaaattagcataggtgggactttcatccaaccaaCATAATCCACGAGGAGGAGATCCAATAGAATGTgagacaaatattttaaacaaatcagTGTGTAGATGTAATAACAATTCAGCTAATGAGCAATGACCACTAAAAGAATGTTATAATTtgagaagaaataaaatttccaCGTACAGAGAGAATGAAAGTAGTTTGATGAAGATATAAGACaagaagattttaaaaaattgcattTCATCATAAACTACTTGAGAATTCAATAAGCAACTATATAACTTGGAGTGCAGGCTTGCAAATGTAAAATCTACAATTACAAAAGATAAACTGCCTCCTAATTCAGAGTCTGAGTAATGGAAGTTATGCAACATCTAAAATATTATACCTGTAATTCGGTTTTGGCCACTTTTTCTTGCAACAAAAATCATGTAATTTCTGCTTTGCCCCTTCGATTTCAAAAGATTCATCAATACCATCAATAGTTACAGCCGTTCGAATATTGATATCCATAGTTTTGGACAATTTGGCGAGAGCTTCTCTGGCAGCATTAAGCCTTGCAATTTCTTTATGTGTTGAAGAACCCGATGCAACAAAAATACCATCAACAAAGACACTAGAAACAGTCTTGGAACCGTTACTCCAATTTTTGATGTCAACTTGCTTCCCATTTTTTTGGCAAACTTCAAAGAGAACAGTCACAGGTTGGGGTTCTACCTCTAGATCCTCAGGAGTATAGATGGGCTCTAGCAAACCCCTAATTATCTACAAaacatcaaa
Encoded here:
- the LOC111809735 gene encoding ribonuclease 3-like protein 2; the protein is MESSVLAVELIVSYNFKNKKLLEEALTHSSYVESASYQRLEFIGDSAIGLAFTNYFFLAYPDLQQGQLSLLRAANISTEKLARVAVRHGLYHYVRRKAVALDDKVREFVDSVALENNSVPYGGLMKAPKVLADIVESVAGAIYVDVNFDLQRLWVIIRGLLEPIYTPEDLEVEPQPVTVLFEVCQKNGKQVDIKNWSNGSKTVSSVFVDGIFVASGSSTHKEIARLNAAREALAKLSKTMDINIRTAVTIDGIDESFEIEGAKQKLHDFCCKKKWPKPNYSTEKDFGPSHDKRFTCSVKISTSSGMLYMVGDEKSRVKDSENSAASMMIRALQEKGYL